In one window of Actinomycetota bacterium DNA:
- a CDS encoding sigma factor-like helix-turn-helix DNA-binding protein: MTHGISAERVRQLEREALNRLRRLGDPDLAA, encoded by the coding sequence ATCACGCACGGCATCTCCGCCGAGCGGGTGCGCCAGCTCGAGCGGGAGGCACTCAACCGGCTGCGCCGGCTGGGCGACCCCGACCTCGCCGCCTGA